A section of the Calditrichota bacterium genome encodes:
- the rsmI gene encoding 16S rRNA (cytidine(1402)-2'-O)-methyltransferase, translating into PIGNLRDITLRALDVLEQVDLIAAEDTRHTGILLQHYGIRKPLISYHQYNRVQRTPQLIERLKEGQAVALVSDAGTPGISDPGFYLVRAAITNGISVQAVPGPTALITALVASGLATDRFAYEGFLPTKKGRKTRLEGLRNEERTLVFYESPQRLQRTLRELLAVLGDRQAVVARELTKKFEEIIRAPLSELVSRFESKKVKGEVVLVVEGKGRTKHQADSTR; encoded by the coding sequence GCCGATCGGCAACCTGCGGGATATCACCCTGCGGGCGTTGGATGTACTGGAGCAGGTGGACCTCATTGCCGCAGAGGACACGCGCCACACCGGTATCCTGTTGCAGCACTATGGCATCCGCAAGCCCCTGATAAGCTACCACCAGTACAACAGGGTGCAGAGGACGCCGCAGCTGATTGAGCGCCTCAAAGAAGGGCAAGCCGTGGCCTTGGTCTCGGACGCTGGCACGCCGGGTATCTCTGACCCTGGGTTCTACTTGGTGCGTGCTGCCATCACCAACGGCATCTCCGTGCAGGCAGTCCCGGGCCCCACGGCCTTGATAACTGCCTTGGTCGCTTCGGGGTTGGCCACGGACCGCTTCGCCTACGAGGGCTTTCTGCCCACAAAAAAGGGGCGCAAGACGCGGCTGGAGGGCCTCCGAAATGAGGAACGCACGCTCGTCTTCTACGAGTCGCCGCAGCGCCTGCAGCGGACCTTGCGCGAGCTTCTGGCGGTGCTCGGTGACCGGCAAGCGGTGGTGGCCCGAGAGCTGACGAAGAAGTTTGAGGAAATCATTCGCGCACCGCTCAGTGAGCTGGTGAGCAGGTTCGAGTCGAAGAAAGTGAAAGGCGAGGTGGTGTTGGTTGTCGAGGGCAAAGGCCGGACAAAGCACCAGGCAGACAGCACCAGGTGA